The Ciona intestinalis chromosome 13, KH, whole genome shotgun sequence genome has a segment encoding these proteins:
- the LOC100176498 gene encoding glucose-6-phosphate isomerase-like: protein MATLKQSAEWKQLENDYNGVGSTIQIKDLFASDPERFNKYSLTLDTPEGPFLVDFSKNRVNDTIKQHLLDLAKARGVEDMRAKMFGGDKINFTEDRAVLHIALRNRSNTPISVNGKNVMNDVNSVLDHMKTFCQVIQHIEYPGFENFESLLSGAHFMDKHFFETPLEKNVPVTLAMLGVWYNNFHGAQSHALLPYDQYMHRFAAYFQQGDMESNGKYVTRSGHQVDYSTGPVVWGEPGTNGQHAFYQLIHQGTKIVPADFLASAKTHNPISDGKHHKILLSNFLAQTEALMIGKTSEQVKTELEKAGTSPEALQKIMPHKVFLGNRPTNSIVYPKLTPFMLGLLIAMYEHKIFTQGIIWDINSYDQWGVELGKQLAKIIEPELSCSDDVTSHDSSTNGLMKFLKSHM from the exons atggctACTTTAAAACAATCTGCTGAATGGAAGCAGCTTGAAAATGACTACAATGGTGTTGGATCTACTATTCAGATCAAGGATCTTTTTGCAAGTGACCCAGAAAGATTTAATAAATACAG TTTAACCCTAGACACACCAGAAGGTCCTTTTCTGGTGGATTTTTCAAAGAATCGAGTGAATGATACGATTAAACAGCATTTGCTGGACTTG GCCAAAGCACGAGGTGTGGAAGACATGCGTGCCAAGATGTTTGGTGGagataaaattaactttacagag GACCGTGCAGTCTTACATATTGCGTTACGCAATCGCTCAAATACACCAATATCAGTCAACGGCAAAAATGTTATGAATGACGTGAATAGTGTATTGGATCATATGAAAACATTTTGTCAGGTAATT CAACATATTGAATACCCAGGTTTTGAGAATTTCGAATCCCTACTTTCTGGTGCTCACTTCATGGACAAACATTTTTTCGAGACACCTCttgaaaaaaatgtcccaGTTACTCTAGCCATGCTTGGTGTATGGTATAATAACTTCCATGGTGCACAAAGCCATGCATTGCTACCTTATGATCAGTATATGCATCGGTTTGCTGCTTATTTTCAACAG GGAGATATGGAGTCTAATGGCAAATACGTGACACGATCTGGGCATCAAGTAGATTACTCCACAGGCCCTGTAGTATGGGGTGAACCTGGTACTAATGGCCAGCATGCGTTCTATCAACTTATACACCAAGGCACTAAAATTGTACCAGCGGATTTTCTAGCTTCAGCAAAGACACATAACCCTATTTCGGATGGAAAGCACCACAAG ATTCTACTTTCAAACTTCCTTGCCCAAACCGAAGCCTTAATGATCGGTAAAACATCGGAACAAGTGAAAACTGAGCTGGAAAAAGCTGGAACTTCTCCTGAGGCTTTGCAAAAGATCATGCCACATAAA GTATTTTTGGGCAATCGACCAACTAATTCTATCGTCTACCCCAAACTCACACCTTTTATGTTGGGTCTACTTATTGCAATGTATGAGCATAAGATATTCACGCAGGGAATTATTTGGGATATCAATTCTTATGATCAATGGGG AGTTGAGCTTGGCAAACAGCTCGCAAAAATTATTGAACCAGAACTCTCATgttctgatgacgtcacttcaCATGATTCTTCAACTAACGGTCTAATGAAGTTTTTGAAATCACATATGTGA
- the LOC101242471 gene encoding uncharacterized protein LOC101242471 isoform X1, producing MAGWGNLDARESRCEVTSRRQKLLVRNTIQPFMNKDVCSIVWLVVGIHYERESRSRSNVTTREAMSFMNEDRRSKMTICKDNVLGYQGFIFVNVPVNVRRERLHVLCYRRKNEDAKDRRPKMPKSSKMTKDAKNAKERARVFHGRDGVRHSQAWKYRFPSFLFCRGFRGNALLMVHVVGTQQSDRKSSLFNLSRAGKKIFIRSGEKNLHTPSIRNEIYTSCKRSTLSVYKCR from the exons ATGGCTGGTTGGGGAAATTTAGACGCGCGCGAATCGCGATGtgaagtgacgtcacgacGTCAGAAATTACTTGTTAGAAATACCATTCAGCCCTTCATGAACAAAG ATGTTTGTTCGATTGTATGGCTGGTTGTGGGAATTCATTATGAGCGCGAATCCCGATCGAGAAGTAACGTCACGACAAGAGAAGCGATGTCTTTTAtgaatgaag ataGAAGATCAAAGATGACAATTTGCAAAGACAATGTTTTGGGTTATCagggttttatttttgtaaatg TTCCGGTCAATGTACGAAGAGAGCGGCTTCATGTATTATGTTACAGAAGAAAGAATGAAGACGCGAAAG ATAGAAGACCGAAGATGCCAAAGAGTTCGAAG ATGACCAAAGATGCCAAAAACGCTAAAG AGCGGGCTCGTGTCTTTCATGGTCGAGATGGTGTACGACATAGCCAAG CTTGGAAGTATCGCTTTCCgtcctttttattttgtagggGATTTAGAGGAAACGCTCTCCTAATGGTGCATGTG GTTGGGACCCAGCAAAGCGACAGAAAATCTTCACTTTTCAATCTATCTAGAGCGGGGAAAAAAATCTTCATACGGAGCGGGGAAAAAAATCTTCATACACCTTCAATACGAAACGAAATATACACCAGCTGCAAACGTTCCACATTGTCAGTGTACAAATGTAGATGA
- the LOC101242471 gene encoding uncharacterized protein LOC101242471 isoform X2, with protein sequence MAGWGNLDARESRCEVTSRRQKLLVRNTIQPFMNKDVCSIVWLVVGIHYETREAMSFMNEDRRSKMTICKDNVLGYQGFIFVNVPVNVRRERLHVLCYRRKNEDAKDRRPKMPKSSKMTKDAKNAKERARVFHGRDGVRHSQAWKYRFPSFLFCRGFRGNALLMVHVVGTQQSDRKSSLFNLSRAGKKIFIRSGEKNLHTPSIRNEIYTSCKRSTLSVYKCR encoded by the exons ATGGCTGGTTGGGGAAATTTAGACGCGCGCGAATCGCGATGtgaagtgacgtcacgacGTCAGAAATTACTTGTTAGAAATACCATTCAGCCCTTCATGAACAAAG ATGTTTGTTCGATTGTATGGCTGGTTGTGGGAATTCATTATGA GACAAGAGAAGCGATGTCTTTTAtgaatgaag ataGAAGATCAAAGATGACAATTTGCAAAGACAATGTTTTGGGTTATCagggttttatttttgtaaatg TTCCGGTCAATGTACGAAGAGAGCGGCTTCATGTATTATGTTACAGAAGAAAGAATGAAGACGCGAAAG ATAGAAGACCGAAGATGCCAAAGAGTTCGAAG ATGACCAAAGATGCCAAAAACGCTAAAG AGCGGGCTCGTGTCTTTCATGGTCGAGATGGTGTACGACATAGCCAAG CTTGGAAGTATCGCTTTCCgtcctttttattttgtagggGATTTAGAGGAAACGCTCTCCTAATGGTGCATGTG GTTGGGACCCAGCAAAGCGACAGAAAATCTTCACTTTTCAATCTATCTAGAGCGGGGAAAAAAATCTTCATACGGAGCGGGGAAAAAAATCTTCATACACCTTCAATACGAAACGAAATATACACCAGCTGCAAACGTTCCACATTGTCAGTGTACAAATGTAGATGA
- the LOC101242471 gene encoding uncharacterized protein LOC101242471 isoform X8 has product MSFMNEDRRSKMTICKDNVLGYQGFIFVNVPVNVRRERLHVLCYRRKNEDAKDRRPKMPKSSKMTKDAKNAKERARVFHGRDGVRHSQAWKYRFPSFLFCRGFRGNALLMVHVVGTQQSDRKSSLFNLSRAGKKIFIRSGEKNLHTPSIRNEIYTSCKRSTLSVYKCR; this is encoded by the exons ATGTCTTTTAtgaatgaag ataGAAGATCAAAGATGACAATTTGCAAAGACAATGTTTTGGGTTATCagggttttatttttgtaaatg TTCCGGTCAATGTACGAAGAGAGCGGCTTCATGTATTATGTTACAGAAGAAAGAATGAAGACGCGAAAG ATAGAAGACCGAAGATGCCAAAGAGTTCGAAG ATGACCAAAGATGCCAAAAACGCTAAAG AGCGGGCTCGTGTCTTTCATGGTCGAGATGGTGTACGACATAGCCAAG CTTGGAAGTATCGCTTTCCgtcctttttattttgtagggGATTTAGAGGAAACGCTCTCCTAATGGTGCATGTG GTTGGGACCCAGCAAAGCGACAGAAAATCTTCACTTTTCAATCTATCTAGAGCGGGGAAAAAAATCTTCATACGGAGCGGGGAAAAAAATCTTCATACACCTTCAATACGAAACGAAATATACACCAGCTGCAAACGTTCCACATTGTCAGTGTACAAATGTAGATGA
- the LOC101242471 gene encoding uncharacterized protein LOC101242471 isoform X3 encodes MAGWGNLDARESRCEVTSRRQKLLVRNTIQPFMNKDVCSIVWLVVGIHYERESRSRSNVTTREAMSFMNEDRRSKMTICKDNVLGYQGFIFVNVPVNVRRERLHVLCYRRKNEDAKDRRPKMPKSSKMTKDAKNAKERARVFHGRDGVRHSQGMRSKYQELNQFKIQYSFQLGSIAFRPFYFVGDLEETLS; translated from the exons ATGGCTGGTTGGGGAAATTTAGACGCGCGCGAATCGCGATGtgaagtgacgtcacgacGTCAGAAATTACTTGTTAGAAATACCATTCAGCCCTTCATGAACAAAG ATGTTTGTTCGATTGTATGGCTGGTTGTGGGAATTCATTATGAGCGCGAATCCCGATCGAGAAGTAACGTCACGACAAGAGAAGCGATGTCTTTTAtgaatgaag ataGAAGATCAAAGATGACAATTTGCAAAGACAATGTTTTGGGTTATCagggttttatttttgtaaatg TTCCGGTCAATGTACGAAGAGAGCGGCTTCATGTATTATGTTACAGAAGAAAGAATGAAGACGCGAAAG ATAGAAGACCGAAGATGCCAAAGAGTTCGAAG ATGACCAAAGATGCCAAAAACGCTAAAG AGCGGGCTCGTGTCTTTCATGGTCGAGATGGTGTACGACATAGCCAAGGTATGAGAAGCAAGTATCAG GAATTAAACCAATTTAAGATTCAGTATTCATTTCAGCTTGGAAGTATCGCTTTCCgtcctttttattttgtagggGATTTAGAGGAAACGCTCTCCTAA
- the LOC101242471 gene encoding uncharacterized protein LOC101242471 isoform X7 — MAGWGNLDARESRCEVTSRRQKLLVRNTIQPFMNKDVCSIVWLVVGIHYERESRSRSNVTTREAMSFMNEDRRSKMTICKDNVLGYQGFIFVNVPVNVRRERLHVLCYRRKNEDAKDRRPKMPKSSKMTKDAKNAKGCWSGLVSFMVEMVYDIAKLGSIAFRPFYFVGDLEETLS; from the exons ATGGCTGGTTGGGGAAATTTAGACGCGCGCGAATCGCGATGtgaagtgacgtcacgacGTCAGAAATTACTTGTTAGAAATACCATTCAGCCCTTCATGAACAAAG ATGTTTGTTCGATTGTATGGCTGGTTGTGGGAATTCATTATGAGCGCGAATCCCGATCGAGAAGTAACGTCACGACAAGAGAAGCGATGTCTTTTAtgaatgaag ataGAAGATCAAAGATGACAATTTGCAAAGACAATGTTTTGGGTTATCagggttttatttttgtaaatg TTCCGGTCAATGTACGAAGAGAGCGGCTTCATGTATTATGTTACAGAAGAAAGAATGAAGACGCGAAAG ATAGAAGACCGAAGATGCCAAAGAGTTCGAAG ATGACCAAAGATGCCAAAAACGCTAAAGGTTGTTGG AGCGGGCTCGTGTCTTTCATGGTCGAGATGGTGTACGACATAGCCAAG CTTGGAAGTATCGCTTTCCgtcctttttattttgtagggGATTTAGAGGAAACGCTCTCCTAA
- the LOC101242471 gene encoding uncharacterized protein LOC101242471 isoform X12, whose protein sequence is MAGWGNLDARESRCEVTSRRQKLLVRNTIQPFMNKDVCSIVWLVVGIHYERESRSRSNVTTREAMSFMNEDRRSKMTICKDNVLGYQGFIFVNVPVNVRRERLHVLCYRRKNEDAKDRRPKMPKSSKMTKDAKNAKERARVFHGRDGVRHSQGDLEETLS, encoded by the exons ATGGCTGGTTGGGGAAATTTAGACGCGCGCGAATCGCGATGtgaagtgacgtcacgacGTCAGAAATTACTTGTTAGAAATACCATTCAGCCCTTCATGAACAAAG ATGTTTGTTCGATTGTATGGCTGGTTGTGGGAATTCATTATGAGCGCGAATCCCGATCGAGAAGTAACGTCACGACAAGAGAAGCGATGTCTTTTAtgaatgaag ataGAAGATCAAAGATGACAATTTGCAAAGACAATGTTTTGGGTTATCagggttttatttttgtaaatg TTCCGGTCAATGTACGAAGAGAGCGGCTTCATGTATTATGTTACAGAAGAAAGAATGAAGACGCGAAAG ATAGAAGACCGAAGATGCCAAAGAGTTCGAAG ATGACCAAAGATGCCAAAAACGCTAAAG AGCGGGCTCGTGTCTTTCATGGTCGAGATGGTGTACGACATAGCCAAG ggGATTTAGAGGAAACGCTCTCCTAA
- the LOC101242471 gene encoding uncharacterized protein LOC101242471 isoform X4: MAGWGNLDARESRCEVTSRRQKLLVRNTIQPFMNKDVCSIVWLVVGIHYERESRSRSNVTTREAMSFMNEDRRSKMTICKDNVLGYQGFIFVNVPVNVRRERLHVLCYRRKNEDAKDRRPKMPKSSKMTKDAKNAKERARVFHGRDGVRHSQGMRSKYQYSFQLGSIAFRPFYFVGDLEETLS; this comes from the exons ATGGCTGGTTGGGGAAATTTAGACGCGCGCGAATCGCGATGtgaagtgacgtcacgacGTCAGAAATTACTTGTTAGAAATACCATTCAGCCCTTCATGAACAAAG ATGTTTGTTCGATTGTATGGCTGGTTGTGGGAATTCATTATGAGCGCGAATCCCGATCGAGAAGTAACGTCACGACAAGAGAAGCGATGTCTTTTAtgaatgaag ataGAAGATCAAAGATGACAATTTGCAAAGACAATGTTTTGGGTTATCagggttttatttttgtaaatg TTCCGGTCAATGTACGAAGAGAGCGGCTTCATGTATTATGTTACAGAAGAAAGAATGAAGACGCGAAAG ATAGAAGACCGAAGATGCCAAAGAGTTCGAAG ATGACCAAAGATGCCAAAAACGCTAAAG AGCGGGCTCGTGTCTTTCATGGTCGAGATGGTGTACGACATAGCCAAGGTATGAGAAGCAAGTATCAG TATTCATTTCAGCTTGGAAGTATCGCTTTCCgtcctttttattttgtagggGATTTAGAGGAAACGCTCTCCTAA
- the LOC101242471 gene encoding uncharacterized protein LOC101242471 isoform X5, with protein sequence MAGWGNLDARESRCEVTSRRQKLLVRNTIQPFMNKDVCSIVWLVVGIHYERESRSRSNVTTREAMSFMNEDRRSKMTICKDNVLGYQGFIFVNVPVNVRRERLHVLCYRRKNEDAKDRRPKMPKSSKMTKDAKNAKERARVFHGRDGVRHSQGMRSKYQLGSIAFRPFYFVGDLEETLS encoded by the exons ATGGCTGGTTGGGGAAATTTAGACGCGCGCGAATCGCGATGtgaagtgacgtcacgacGTCAGAAATTACTTGTTAGAAATACCATTCAGCCCTTCATGAACAAAG ATGTTTGTTCGATTGTATGGCTGGTTGTGGGAATTCATTATGAGCGCGAATCCCGATCGAGAAGTAACGTCACGACAAGAGAAGCGATGTCTTTTAtgaatgaag ataGAAGATCAAAGATGACAATTTGCAAAGACAATGTTTTGGGTTATCagggttttatttttgtaaatg TTCCGGTCAATGTACGAAGAGAGCGGCTTCATGTATTATGTTACAGAAGAAAGAATGAAGACGCGAAAG ATAGAAGACCGAAGATGCCAAAGAGTTCGAAG ATGACCAAAGATGCCAAAAACGCTAAAG AGCGGGCTCGTGTCTTTCATGGTCGAGATGGTGTACGACATAGCCAAGGTATGAGAAGCAAGTATCAG CTTGGAAGTATCGCTTTCCgtcctttttattttgtagggGATTTAGAGGAAACGCTCTCCTAA
- the LOC101242471 gene encoding uncharacterized protein LOC101242471 isoform X10: protein MAGWGNLDARESRCEVTSRRQKLLVRNTIQPFMNKDVCSIVWLVVGIHYERESRSRSNVTTREAMSFMNEDRRSKMTICKDNVLGYQGFIFVNVPVNVRRERLHVLCYRRKNEDAKDRRPKMPKSSKSGLVSFMVEMVYDIAKLGSIAFRPFYFVGDLEETLS, encoded by the exons ATGGCTGGTTGGGGAAATTTAGACGCGCGCGAATCGCGATGtgaagtgacgtcacgacGTCAGAAATTACTTGTTAGAAATACCATTCAGCCCTTCATGAACAAAG ATGTTTGTTCGATTGTATGGCTGGTTGTGGGAATTCATTATGAGCGCGAATCCCGATCGAGAAGTAACGTCACGACAAGAGAAGCGATGTCTTTTAtgaatgaag ataGAAGATCAAAGATGACAATTTGCAAAGACAATGTTTTGGGTTATCagggttttatttttgtaaatg TTCCGGTCAATGTACGAAGAGAGCGGCTTCATGTATTATGTTACAGAAGAAAGAATGAAGACGCGAAAG ATAGAAGACCGAAGATGCCAAAGAGTTCGAAG AGCGGGCTCGTGTCTTTCATGGTCGAGATGGTGTACGACATAGCCAAG CTTGGAAGTATCGCTTTCCgtcctttttattttgtagggGATTTAGAGGAAACGCTCTCCTAA
- the LOC101242471 gene encoding uncharacterized protein LOC101242471 isoform X11 codes for MAGWGNLDARESRCEVTSRRQKLLVRNTIQPFMNKDVCSIVWLVVGIHYERESRSRSNVTTREAMSFMNEDRRSKMTICKDNVLGYQGFIFVNVPVNVRRERLHVLCYRRKNEDAKDRRPKMPKSSKMTKDAKNAKERARVFHGRDGVRHSQGMRSKYQGI; via the exons ATGGCTGGTTGGGGAAATTTAGACGCGCGCGAATCGCGATGtgaagtgacgtcacgacGTCAGAAATTACTTGTTAGAAATACCATTCAGCCCTTCATGAACAAAG ATGTTTGTTCGATTGTATGGCTGGTTGTGGGAATTCATTATGAGCGCGAATCCCGATCGAGAAGTAACGTCACGACAAGAGAAGCGATGTCTTTTAtgaatgaag ataGAAGATCAAAGATGACAATTTGCAAAGACAATGTTTTGGGTTATCagggttttatttttgtaaatg TTCCGGTCAATGTACGAAGAGAGCGGCTTCATGTATTATGTTACAGAAGAAAGAATGAAGACGCGAAAG ATAGAAGACCGAAGATGCCAAAGAGTTCGAAG ATGACCAAAGATGCCAAAAACGCTAAAG AGCGGGCTCGTGTCTTTCATGGTCGAGATGGTGTACGACATAGCCAAGGTATGAGAAGCAAGTATCAG ggGATTTAG
- the LOC101242471 gene encoding uncharacterized protein LOC101242471 isoform X13 → MAGWGNLDARESRCEVTSRRQKLLVRNTIQPFMNKDVCSIVWLVVGIHYERESRSRSNVTTREAMSFMNEDRRSKMTICKDNVLGYQGFIFVNVPVNVRRERLHVLCYRRKNEDAKDRRPKMPKSSKMTKDAKNAKGCWSGLVSFMVEMVYDIAKGI, encoded by the exons ATGGCTGGTTGGGGAAATTTAGACGCGCGCGAATCGCGATGtgaagtgacgtcacgacGTCAGAAATTACTTGTTAGAAATACCATTCAGCCCTTCATGAACAAAG ATGTTTGTTCGATTGTATGGCTGGTTGTGGGAATTCATTATGAGCGCGAATCCCGATCGAGAAGTAACGTCACGACAAGAGAAGCGATGTCTTTTAtgaatgaag ataGAAGATCAAAGATGACAATTTGCAAAGACAATGTTTTGGGTTATCagggttttatttttgtaaatg TTCCGGTCAATGTACGAAGAGAGCGGCTTCATGTATTATGTTACAGAAGAAAGAATGAAGACGCGAAAG ATAGAAGACCGAAGATGCCAAAGAGTTCGAAG ATGACCAAAGATGCCAAAAACGCTAAAGGTTGTTGG AGCGGGCTCGTGTCTTTCATGGTCGAGATGGTGTACGACATAGCCAAG ggGATTTAG
- the LOC101242471 gene encoding uncharacterized protein LOC101242471 isoform X6 translates to MAGWGNLDARESRCEVTSRRQKLLVRNTIQPFMNKDVCSIVWLVVGIHYERESRSRSNVTTREAMSFMNEDRRSKMTICKDNVLGYQGFIFVNVPVNVRRERLHVLCYRRKNEDAKDRRPKMPKSSKMTKDAKNAKERARVFHGRDGVRHSQGMRSKYQCLIKSVVLVFFSDLIQL, encoded by the exons ATGGCTGGTTGGGGAAATTTAGACGCGCGCGAATCGCGATGtgaagtgacgtcacgacGTCAGAAATTACTTGTTAGAAATACCATTCAGCCCTTCATGAACAAAG ATGTTTGTTCGATTGTATGGCTGGTTGTGGGAATTCATTATGAGCGCGAATCCCGATCGAGAAGTAACGTCACGACAAGAGAAGCGATGTCTTTTAtgaatgaag ataGAAGATCAAAGATGACAATTTGCAAAGACAATGTTTTGGGTTATCagggttttatttttgtaaatg TTCCGGTCAATGTACGAAGAGAGCGGCTTCATGTATTATGTTACAGAAGAAAGAATGAAGACGCGAAAG ATAGAAGACCGAAGATGCCAAAGAGTTCGAAG ATGACCAAAGATGCCAAAAACGCTAAAG AGCGGGCTCGTGTCTTTCATGGTCGAGATGGTGTACGACATAGCCAAGGTATGAGAAGCAAGTATCAG tgTCTTATAAAGTCTGTCGTTCTGGTGTTTTTTTCTGACCTTATTCAACTATAA
- the LOC101242471 gene encoding uncharacterized protein LOC101242471 isoform X9 → MAGWGNLDARESRCEVTSRRQKLLVRNTIQPFMNKDVCSIVWLVVGIHYERESRSRSNVTTREAMSFMNEDRRSKMTICKDNVLGYQFRSMYEESGFMYYVTEERMKTRKCCSMYEERGFVETSVEIVYFIAKVQEANIRLDGRPVKGIQTSESRSSKDLQRQR, encoded by the exons ATGGCTGGTTGGGGAAATTTAGACGCGCGCGAATCGCGATGtgaagtgacgtcacgacGTCAGAAATTACTTGTTAGAAATACCATTCAGCCCTTCATGAACAAAG ATGTTTGTTCGATTGTATGGCTGGTTGTGGGAATTCATTATGAGCGCGAATCCCGATCGAGAAGTAACGTCACGACAAGAGAAGCGATGTCTTTTAtgaatgaag ataGAAGATCAAAGATGACAATTTGCAAAGACAATGTTTTGGGTTATCag TTCCGGTCAATGTACGAAGAGAGCGGCTTCATGTATTATGTTACAGAAGAAAGAATGAAGACGCGAAAG TGCTGTTCGATGTACGAAGAGAGGGGGTTTGTCGAGACTTCAGTCGAGATAGTGTATTTCATAGCCAAGGTACAAGAAGCAAACATCAG ATTGGATGGGCGGCCAGTTAAGGGAATTCAGACGAGCGAATCGCGATCGAGTAAGGACCTCCAACGACAAAG ATAG
- the LOC100175520 gene encoding syntaxin-6-like produces the protein MSVEDPFFVVKSEVEKSINNCRELHSRWRDMLNETKSMKRGDYDKVSNDLRNGLRSIEWDLEDLDETIGIVECNPAKFRIDGSELSARRDFISATRNRIVEMKNELNDPQAKAKADKLLRNNLLQNGLNHKKDKDRYSRLHIANENENNAFIDDHQQKQQVYNMPRCITITLIYFKLISTHFVCHFT, from the exons ATGTCAGTAGAAGATCCATTTTTTGTTGTGAAAAG cgAGGTAGAAAAATCCATAAACAATTGTCGGGAATTGCACTCCCGGTGGCGAGACATGCTAAACGAGACGAAATCAATGAAGCGTGGAGACTACGATAAAGTTAGCAACGATTTACGAAACGGGCTCCGAAGCATTGAGTGGGATTTAGAAGATTTAGACGAAACAATTG GCATCGTCGAATGCAACCCCGCCAAGTTCCGAATAGACGGATCTGAGTTGTCTGCTCGACGAGATTTTATCTCAGCCACCAGAAACCGAATCGTGGAAATGAAAAACGAACTAAATGACCCCCAGGCTAAAGCAAAAGCTGATAAACTCTTAAGAAAT aACCTTCTTCAAAATGgtttaaaccataaaaaagACAAAGACAGATATTCTAGACTCCATATTGCCAACGAAAACGAAAACAATGCATTTATAGATGACCACCAGCAAAAACAACAGGTATATAATATGCCTCGCTGCATTACAATAACattaatctattttaaactCATTTCGACACACTTTGTATGCCACTTTACATAA
- the LOC104266361 gene encoding uncharacterized protein LOC104266361, protein MEKTPEMANGDTTYLRQRHTGKKSKYSPKSKKKRTEAKAGGDLSPKIEKQKLKCNIQTETKNVSESENEYHQQKIQPDFEADIPAHYVVEQTWCEKLFEILHNFMFHNSRKTGFYRIHPTKAKELYYDIVREQEEGRRDAFEQRVNEERKKRRGESFQEEKTRSDFEIEENRRFEKFFIFMTGLVIVTCYPFALYVALTKQTH, encoded by the exons ATGGAAAAAACTCCAGAAATGGCAAACGGCGATACGACCTACCTACGCCAGCGGCATACAGGGAAAAAGTCAAAGTACTCGCCCAAGTCTAAGAAAAAACGGACAGAAGCAAAAGCGGGCGGGGACTTGAGcccaaaaattgaaaaacagaAACTAAAATGTAATATTCAAACCGAAACgaaaaatg TTTCAGAATCTGAAAATGAATATCACCAGCAAAAAATACAACCAGATTTTGAGGCAGATATTCCAGCCCATTACGTAGTAGAGCAGACATGGtgtgaaaaattatttgaaattttgcACAATTTCATGTTCCATAATTCGCGTAAAACTGGATTTTACCGAATTCACCCTACCAAAGCAAAAGAGCTTTATTACGACATAGTCAGAGAGCAAGAGGAAGGGAGGAGAGACGCGTTTGAGCAAAGAGTAAACGAAGAGAGAAAGAAGAGGAGAGGGGAGAGCTTCCAGGAGGAAAAAACGAGGAGTGATTTTGAGATCGAAGAAAACAGAAGATTTgaaaaatttttcatttttatgacAGGATTGGTGATAGTCACTTGTTATCCTTTTGCGTTGTACGTTGCGCTTACTAAACAAACACACTGA